From the Neoarius graeffei isolate fNeoGra1 chromosome 1, fNeoGra1.pri, whole genome shotgun sequence genome, one window contains:
- the sox17 gene encoding transcription factor SOX-17, protein MSSPDAGYASDDPSQARGSSSALMAGAGQCAWPEPLSPRAHAKAKSEVCAAARGKGEARIRRPMNAFMVWAKDERKRLAQQNPDLHNAELSKMLGKSWKALSMLDKRPFVEEAERLRVQHMQDHPNYKYRPRRRKQVKRIKRLDSGFLMPGASEPQGALNMENIEVGYSLPPGGLPQAGLSQYCDAQGLFEHYSLPTPDSSPMDAMGTDSVFFTGHSQEDSSHMAYSYHHQQEYAPLGPQHPLISSQAQGRVRNDTHSHATTHAQVHTHATSSLHLVHAHSTTQVNPMSSSHPQELANANGSTHHNISHNINPHHAHPISQALFNRSLSPGASQAPPPAYLGCPSTLGVFYNPASQVKRPLDQQSPPQEGHTHSHTLSEQHSHTHTETCRHAPEMLSEMACGEFEQYLSYGLPHAPMQGSDLISTVLSDASTAVYYSNYNNT, encoded by the exons ATGAGCAGTCCCGATGCGGGCTACGCCAGTGACGATCCGAGCCAGGCCCGCGGGAGCAGCTCAGCACTGATGGCCGGCGCGGGTCAGTGCGCGTGGCCGGAGCCGCTCAGCCCGCGCGCACACGCCAAAGCCAAGAGTGAAGTTTGTGCGGCGGCGCGCGGGAAAGGCGAAGCGCGCATCCGCCGGCCGATGAACGCGTTCATGGTGTGGGCCAAAGACGAGCGCAAGAGACTGGCACAGCAAAACCCTGACCTGCACAACGCCGAGCTCAGCAAAATGCTCG GTAAGTCATGGAAAGCCCTGTCCATGTTGGATAAGCGACCATTTGTGGAGGAGGCAGAACGACTGCGTGTGCAGCACATGCAGGATCATCCAAACTACAAGTACCGGCCTCGTCGCCGCAAACAGGTGAAGAGAATCAAGCGCCTGGACTCTGGCTTCCTAATGCCTGGGGCAAGTGAACCCCAGGGTGCTCTGAATATGGAGAACATCGAGGTGGGCTACTCCCTCCCCCCTGGGGGTTTGCCTCAGGCTGGTCTGTCTCAGTACTGCGATGCCCAGGGCTTGTTTGAACACTACAGCCTTCCCACTCCTGACTCCTCCCCAATGGATGCGATGGGGACAGACAGTGTGTTCTTCACTGGCCATTCTCAGGAGGACAGCTCTCACATGGCTTACAGCTACCATCACCAACAAGAGTACGCACCTCTAGGGCCCCAGCACCCACTCATTAGTTCCCAGGCTCAAGGCAGAGTACGAAATGACACACACTCGCATGCCACGACACACGCACAGGTTCACACACATGCCACCTCCAGCTTACATTTAGTACATGCTCACAGCACCACACAAGTCAATCCGATGAGCAGCTCACACCCTCAGGAACTCGCGAATGCAAATGGCAGCACACATCACAATATCAGCCACAATATCAATCCTCATCATGCACATCCAATATCTCAGGCCCTTTTTAACAGGAGCCTGTCACCTGGCGCTAGTCAGGCCCCGCCCCCTGCATACCTGGGCTGTCCGTCTACTCTAGGTGTTTTTTATAACCCTGCTTCTCAGGTAAAACGCCCGCTTGATCAGCAATCACCTCCACAAGAAGggcatacacattcacacactctgtCTGAGCAACACTCCCATACACATACAGAGACGTGCCGGCATGCGCCTGAGATGCTAAGTGAAATGGCTTGTGGTGAATTTGAGCAGTACCTTTCCTATGGGCTTCCTCATGCACCCATGCAGGGGTCTGACCTCATCTCCACTGTACTGTCTGATGCGAGCACTGCTGTGTACTACTCTAACTATAACAACACCTGA